In Spodoptera frugiperda isolate SF20-4 chromosome 28, AGI-APGP_CSIRO_Sfru_2.0, whole genome shotgun sequence, one genomic interval encodes:
- the LOC118265600 gene encoding lactosylceramide 4-alpha-galactosyltransferase isoform X1 yields the protein MYSLKTQKQKCYLRKNVIFLIFFIAFSGVTVYYVNLRDVSVGPPYIMHSARSNNLSCHYDDEGDVLPWAEGSNFSPKFNSIFFHETSCRGGLNSRQACSIESAARAHPRRQIYVLFSGPITKLVYQRSCIAKLRLLPNINFARVHIEEYANNTPLDALVASEEFKESKWRIEHTSDILRYLTLYKWGGVYLDTDMMVVRSLTPLGHNWVAKEDNRLVNAAAVAISMDHLGRRLANAIVNEVKSTYRPDLFIHNGPGAMTRVLYQMCNKSDPNEWSANTCQGLEVYGPEYFYPLYYTRNNEYFKAGTLRNVTNAYTHHLWNKITYNTTIEKDSPYDKMAQKLCPLIYEMYGDEFGT from the exons ATGTACTCGCTAaagacacaaaaacaaaaatgttatttacgaaaaaatgtaatctttttaatattttttattgcttttagtGGTGTCACTGTTTATTACGTCAATTTAAGAGATGTATCCGTTGGGCCACCGTACATTATGCATTCTGCACGATCTAACAATTTGTCCTGTCATTACGATGATGAAGGAGACGTGCTTCCATGGGCTGAAGGTTCCAACTTTTCGCCAAAGTTCAATTCGATATTCTTTCACGAAACATCATGTCGAGGAGGCTTAAACTCTCGTCAGGCGTGCTCCATCGAGTCTGCGGCGAGGGCACATCCAAGGAGACAAATTTATGTTCTGTTCAGTGGACCCATTACGAAGCTGGTGTATCAAAGAAGTTGCATTGCTAAATTACGGCTCCTACCAAATATAAATTTTGCAAGAGTGCACATAGAGGAATATGCAAACAATACCCCTTTGGACGCCTTAGTTGCAAGTGAGGAATTCAAAGAGAGCAAATGGCGCATAGAACACACATCAGATATCCTCAGATATTTGACCCTGTACAAGTGGGGGGGAGTGTATCTGGACACAGACATGATGGTCGTGAGATCTCTGACACCGCTCGGTCACAATTGGGTAGCGAAGGAAGACAACAGGCTCGTGAACGCAGCAGCTGTGGCCATTTCTATGGACCACCTCGGAAGACGACTCGCGAATGCTATAGTAAA TGAAGTGAAATCGACGTATAGGCCTGATCTTTTCATACATAATGGTCCAGGCGCGATGACGAGAGTGCTATACCAGATGTGCAATAAATCCGATCCGAACGAATGGTCTGCCAACACATGTCAAG gTCTCGAAGTGTATGGTCCAGaatatttttacccactctacTATACCAGAAATAACGAGTATTTCAAAGCTGGAACGCTGAGGAACGTGACAAATGCGTACACTCATCATTTATGGAACAAAATAACTTACAATACGACGATAGAAAAGGATTCCCCTTATGACAAAATGGCGCAGAAACTTTGCCCTCTAATTTATGAGATGTATGGAGATGAATTTGGGACATAA
- the LOC118265600 gene encoding lactosylceramide 4-alpha-galactosyltransferase isoform X2, with protein MHSARSNNLSCHYDDEGDVLPWAEGSNFSPKFNSIFFHETSCRGGLNSRQACSIESAARAHPRRQIYVLFSGPITKLVYQRSCIAKLRLLPNINFARVHIEEYANNTPLDALVASEEFKESKWRIEHTSDILRYLTLYKWGGVYLDTDMMVVRSLTPLGHNWVAKEDNRLVNAAAVAISMDHLGRRLANAIVNEVKSTYRPDLFIHNGPGAMTRVLYQMCNKSDPNEWSANTCQGLEVYGPEYFYPLYYTRNNEYFKAGTLRNVTNAYTHHLWNKITYNTTIEKDSPYDKMAQKLCPLIYEMYGDEFGT; from the exons ATGCATTCTGCACGATCTAACAATTTGTCCTGTCATTACGATGATGAAGGAGACGTGCTTCCATGGGCTGAAGGTTCCAACTTTTCGCCAAAGTTCAATTCGATATTCTTTCACGAAACATCATGTCGAGGAGGCTTAAACTCTCGTCAGGCGTGCTCCATCGAGTCTGCGGCGAGGGCACATCCAAGGAGACAAATTTATGTTCTGTTCAGTGGACCCATTACGAAGCTGGTGTATCAAAGAAGTTGCATTGCTAAATTACGGCTCCTACCAAATATAAATTTTGCAAGAGTGCACATAGAGGAATATGCAAACAATACCCCTTTGGACGCCTTAGTTGCAAGTGAGGAATTCAAAGAGAGCAAATGGCGCATAGAACACACATCAGATATCCTCAGATATTTGACCCTGTACAAGTGGGGGGGAGTGTATCTGGACACAGACATGATGGTCGTGAGATCTCTGACACCGCTCGGTCACAATTGGGTAGCGAAGGAAGACAACAGGCTCGTGAACGCAGCAGCTGTGGCCATTTCTATGGACCACCTCGGAAGACGACTCGCGAATGCTATAGTAAA TGAAGTGAAATCGACGTATAGGCCTGATCTTTTCATACATAATGGTCCAGGCGCGATGACGAGAGTGCTATACCAGATGTGCAATAAATCCGATCCGAACGAATGGTCTGCCAACACATGTCAAG gTCTCGAAGTGTATGGTCCAGaatatttttacccactctacTATACCAGAAATAACGAGTATTTCAAAGCTGGAACGCTGAGGAACGTGACAAATGCGTACACTCATCATTTATGGAACAAAATAACTTACAATACGACGATAGAAAAGGATTCCCCTTATGACAAAATGGCGCAGAAACTTTGCCCTCTAATTTATGAGATGTATGGAGATGAATTTGGGACATAA